In the genome of Pirellulales bacterium, one region contains:
- a CDS encoding HD domain-containing protein — protein sequence MAIADLPEIAGLDARRGLVRIPPELDVPLTDRVRRLIDASEFRRLARISQLGLVALVYPAAIHTRFEHALGVYRLALMYLKQLAHDDRFAKAIDEADAELFIVAALLHDLGHWPFCHPIEDIRLPGVPRHELFAGRFLLTGEIADALRSDWQIDARDVVALLSDEPQGKKSQILASMLSGPIDVDKMDYLMRDSLHAGVPYGRNFDQGRLIGSLCLNEAGDALAVSEKGKTAAEMLVFARYVMFSEVYWHHGVRSATAMLQRAFYLLHESLDLDWAFRQTEARVIDELIAAAGEGPASDLLDGLFGPQRRLYKRVAQYSFFEQRDLYERLARRPYPWLAECAEAFAETASTALGRIVAPHEVLFDAPPVTREVEFDIDVYFVKEGRYRPLGEVSPVVRALAEQQFDDYVKRVRIFGHPRIAADLRALGSLPRLLEKTLDRLE from the coding sequence GTGGCAATCGCCGACCTACCTGAAATCGCAGGGCTCGACGCGCGACGAGGACTCGTGCGCATCCCGCCGGAGCTCGATGTGCCGCTCACTGATCGCGTGCGGCGGCTGATCGATGCCAGCGAGTTCCGGCGGCTGGCACGCATCAGCCAGCTCGGCCTGGTGGCGCTCGTATATCCGGCCGCCATTCACACGCGGTTCGAGCACGCCCTGGGCGTCTATCGCCTGGCCCTGATGTATCTCAAACAGTTGGCGCATGACGACCGCTTCGCGAAGGCCATCGACGAGGCCGACGCCGAACTGTTCATCGTCGCCGCTCTACTGCATGATTTGGGACATTGGCCTTTCTGCCACCCGATCGAAGACATTCGCTTGCCCGGCGTTCCGCGGCATGAGCTGTTCGCCGGCCGCTTCTTGCTGACCGGCGAAATTGCCGATGCCCTGCGGAGCGATTGGCAGATCGACGCCCGTGACGTGGTGGCGCTGCTTTCCGACGAGCCGCAAGGGAAGAAGAGCCAGATCTTGGCCAGCATGCTGTCGGGGCCGATCGACGTCGACAAGATGGATTACCTGATGCGCGACAGCCTGCACGCGGGCGTCCCCTACGGCCGAAACTTCGACCAGGGTCGGCTGATCGGCAGTCTTTGTCTGAACGAGGCGGGCGATGCGTTGGCCGTCAGCGAAAAGGGGAAGACGGCGGCCGAAATGCTCGTCTTTGCCCGCTATGTGATGTTCAGCGAGGTCTATTGGCACCACGGCGTGCGCTCGGCCACCGCCATGCTGCAACGGGCGTTTTATCTGCTGCACGAGTCGCTCGATCTCGACTGGGCGTTTCGCCAGACCGAAGCGCGGGTGATTGACGAGCTGATCGCCGCGGCCGGCGAGGGTCCGGCGAGCGACCTGTTGGACGGACTTTTTGGCCCGCAACGGCGGCTCTATAAGCGAGTGGCCCAATATAGCTTCTTCGAGCAACGCGATCTATATGAGCGGCTGGCGAGGCGGCCGTATCCCTGGCTGGCGGAATGCGCCGAGGCGTTCGCGGAAACCGCGAGCACGGCGTTGGGCCGCATCGTCGCGCCGCACGAGGTTTTGTTCGACGCCCCGCCGGTGACGCGCGAAGTCGAGTTCGACATCGACGTCTACTTCGTCAAAGAGGGCCGCTATCGGCCGTTGGGCGAGGTTTCGCCCGTGGTTCGGGCGCTGGCCGAGCAGCAGTTCGACGACTATGTAAAACGGGTCCGCATTTTCGGGCACCCGCGGATCGCCGCCGACCTGCGGGCGTTGGGGTCGCTGCCGCGGCTGTTGGAAAAGACGCTCGACCGGCTGGAGTAA
- a CDS encoding HEAT repeat domain-containing protein, producing MSKSKSASEKRADLNALRDRLKTPESAQALRKGLADRSNRVVGKAAEIVAETDDKGFEDDLKAAYARLLSDPVKSDPGCLGKTAIVEALVKLECRDLDFYRAAVQYRQYEGVWGGDEDTAAQLRAAAAIGLVLCSSLLEALNRFAEMLTDRSKIARAGAARAIAALAHPEGVPLLRLKLLLGDKEPEVVGECCAAMLQLAPDDGLPLVVQQLASPNPDVALQVALALGESRHRQALEPLRSAWRSQPDADTRAALLIPIALLRTAEANEFLLSLLRGRDARAAADALRALKIHGKSGDLRRQIEEVVRKTGNSQLVTAFEREFGPAER from the coding sequence ATGAGCAAGAGCAAGTCCGCCAGCGAGAAGCGTGCCGATCTGAACGCCCTGCGCGACCGGCTGAAAACGCCGGAATCCGCCCAGGCTTTGCGTAAGGGCCTGGCGGACCGGTCGAACCGTGTTGTCGGCAAGGCCGCTGAGATCGTCGCGGAAACCGACGACAAAGGTTTTGAAGACGATCTCAAAGCGGCCTACGCGCGGCTGCTGAGCGATCCCGTGAAGAGCGATCCGGGCTGCTTGGGGAAAACGGCCATCGTCGAAGCGCTCGTCAAACTCGAGTGCCGCGATCTCGATTTTTATCGCGCCGCGGTCCAATATCGGCAATACGAAGGAGTATGGGGGGGCGATGAAGACACCGCGGCGCAACTTCGCGCCGCGGCCGCCATCGGCCTCGTCCTATGCTCCAGCCTGCTGGAGGCGCTGAATCGCTTCGCCGAGATGCTGACCGATCGGAGCAAAATAGCGCGTGCCGGCGCTGCCCGTGCGATCGCGGCGCTCGCGCATCCTGAAGGAGTGCCGCTGTTGCGGCTCAAGCTGTTGTTGGGCGACAAAGAGCCGGAAGTCGTGGGAGAGTGCTGCGCGGCGATGTTGCAGTTGGCGCCCGACGACGGACTGCCTTTGGTCGTCCAGCAACTGGCATCGCCGAATCCCGACGTGGCCCTTCAGGTCGCTCTTGCGCTGGGGGAATCCCGGCATCGCCAGGCGTTGGAACCGCTGAGATCGGCGTGGCGAAGTCAGCCCGATGCCGATACCCGCGCCGCCCTGCTGATCCCCATCGCGCTGTTGCGGACCGCGGAAGCGAACGAGTTTCTGCTATCGCTCTTGCGCGGCCGCGACGCGAGGGCCGCGGCCGACGCGCTTCGGGCACTCAAGATTCACGGCAAGTCGGGCGACCTGCGGCGGCAGATTGAGGAAGTGGTCCGGAAGACGGGCAACTCGCAATTGGTGACAGCCTTTGAGCGGGAATTTGGTCCGGCCGAGCGGTAA